A genomic segment from Yimella sp. cx-51 encodes:
- a CDS encoding UPF0182 family protein gives MSSADSSSGEGREAAWRAVGDNRGRRMRRIWFIAAITLLVAYILLKLWSHLWTEKLWFDSVGFSQVFRNQVVAQVAMFAGGFLLTAGLVYGSMALAYRRRPFLPPAAVDRDAMERYREMIEPVRSLAFRGVPAMLGLFGAAVATSQWQTPLLWWNGTDFGVRDPKFGKDVGFYVFDLPWWQFLTTMLSMTLVLAIVAGAVVHYIYGGISLTREPGSRFTSAARIHLSLAAAALVLVRAVAYWLDRYALTTKDARLITGIDYTADHAQIPTKTVLAVAAVLCAAMFVATLWTRTWRLPIIGIASMVVLAVVLGGVYPSVIANFKVNPNARALEQPYIKHNIDATRAAYGLNTLVGTSEQPETDAKPEQLRKDAQAVPGIRLVDPYLISPTFRQYEGQKQYYQFSDVLDVDRYTIDGKETDVVVGVRELDLAGVPAGQQNWVNQHTVYTHGYGMVAAYGNQRGKEGEPVWAASNMPQAGRLGKFEPRVYFGESSPSYSIVGAPAGAPPGELDYPDSSTGGERRTTYTGKGGVAIGGLFRKLAYAVKYQEYNFVLSDSINEKSRLLDVRSPAERVKKVAPWLTIDGDPYPVVAGGRLEWVIDGYTTSARYPYSKTSSLEESTEDSVTRTASNVRAAAGSSINYIRNSVKATVDAYDGSVKLYAWDEKDPVLKTWRKAFGGTVLPLSKMPEGVRAHVRYPEDLFKVQREVLANYHVSDPATFFSGTDFWQVPADPTSSTGAQQPPYYLSIAMPGVSRPTYSLSSSYIPAGKGRQNLSAFLAVDSDATPTPGKPNGNYGTLRLWTMPRNVTIKGPAQFQNDVNTSNEASSTFPQTLSVFMQANGDRLQRGNLLTLPLAGGLLYVQPLYVKASAATGFPLQRAVVVQFGNKLAWGVTLENALDDLFGSGATTGTDTPGGDTKPPTSGDTVSKALGDAQKAWDEGQAALKKGDLAGYQAAMNRVKAALDRAVKLGGTPGSSSSAATPSGSATPSSSGSTPSPSASPSATGSAAPSATG, from the coding sequence GTGAGCTCGGCCGACAGCAGTTCCGGCGAAGGGCGCGAGGCCGCTTGGCGTGCCGTGGGAGATAACCGCGGTAGGCGCATGCGACGCATCTGGTTCATCGCCGCCATCACGCTGCTCGTTGCCTACATTCTGCTCAAGCTGTGGTCACACCTTTGGACCGAGAAGCTGTGGTTCGACTCCGTCGGCTTCTCCCAGGTGTTCCGCAACCAGGTCGTCGCGCAGGTCGCGATGTTCGCCGGTGGTTTCCTGCTCACGGCCGGTCTGGTCTACGGATCGATGGCGTTGGCCTATCGACGGCGTCCCTTTCTTCCTCCGGCCGCCGTCGACCGCGACGCGATGGAGCGCTACCGGGAGATGATCGAGCCGGTGCGCAGCCTCGCCTTCCGTGGTGTTCCGGCGATGCTCGGACTCTTCGGGGCGGCCGTCGCGACGAGCCAATGGCAGACACCCTTGCTGTGGTGGAACGGCACCGACTTCGGGGTGCGCGACCCGAAGTTCGGCAAGGACGTCGGGTTCTACGTCTTCGACCTGCCGTGGTGGCAGTTCCTGACGACCATGCTCAGCATGACGCTGGTGCTGGCGATCGTCGCCGGCGCGGTCGTGCACTACATCTACGGCGGCATCTCGCTGACCCGCGAGCCCGGGTCGCGTTTCACCTCCGCCGCTCGCATCCACCTGTCGCTCGCTGCGGCCGCGCTCGTGCTGGTGCGCGCCGTCGCCTACTGGCTCGACCGTTACGCGTTGACCACCAAGGACGCCCGCCTGATCACCGGTATCGACTACACCGCTGATCACGCACAGATTCCCACCAAGACGGTGCTCGCGGTCGCGGCCGTGTTGTGTGCCGCGATGTTCGTGGCGACCTTGTGGACCCGCACCTGGCGACTGCCGATCATCGGTATCGCCTCGATGGTGGTGCTGGCAGTCGTCCTGGGCGGGGTCTACCCCAGCGTCATCGCCAACTTCAAGGTCAACCCCAACGCCCGCGCGTTGGAGCAGCCGTACATCAAGCACAACATCGATGCGACGCGAGCGGCCTACGGCCTCAACACCTTGGTCGGCACGAGTGAACAGCCCGAGACCGATGCCAAGCCCGAGCAACTACGCAAGGACGCGCAGGCGGTCCCCGGTATCCGTCTGGTCGATCCCTACCTGATCTCGCCGACCTTCCGGCAGTACGAGGGGCAGAAGCAGTACTACCAGTTCTCCGACGTGTTGGACGTAGACCGCTACACCATCGACGGCAAGGAGACCGACGTCGTCGTCGGCGTCCGCGAACTCGACCTGGCCGGAGTGCCTGCGGGACAACAGAACTGGGTCAACCAGCACACGGTCTACACCCACGGCTACGGGATGGTGGCGGCGTACGGCAACCAGCGCGGCAAGGAAGGTGAACCGGTTTGGGCGGCGAGCAACATGCCGCAGGCAGGTCGCCTCGGAAAGTTCGAGCCGCGCGTCTACTTCGGTGAGTCGTCGCCGTCCTACTCGATCGTCGGTGCGCCCGCAGGTGCGCCTCCGGGCGAACTCGACTACCCCGACAGCAGCACCGGCGGTGAGCGGCGCACGACGTACACCGGCAAGGGTGGCGTGGCCATCGGCGGGCTTTTCCGCAAACTGGCCTACGCGGTGAAGTACCAGGAGTACAACTTCGTCCTCTCCGACAGCATCAACGAGAAGTCACGACTGCTCGACGTGCGCAGCCCGGCCGAGCGGGTCAAGAAGGTGGCCCCGTGGCTCACGATCGACGGCGACCCGTATCCAGTGGTCGCCGGCGGACGGCTGGAGTGGGTGATCGACGGCTACACCACCAGTGCTCGCTACCCCTACTCCAAGACCTCCTCGCTGGAGGAATCCACCGAGGATTCGGTGACCCGCACGGCGAGCAATGTGCGCGCCGCGGCCGGTAGTTCGATCAACTACATCCGCAACTCGGTCAAGGCGACGGTCGACGCCTACGACGGATCGGTCAAGTTGTACGCCTGGGACGAGAAGGACCCGGTGCTCAAGACGTGGCGCAAGGCCTTCGGTGGCACGGTGCTCCCGTTGTCGAAGATGCCCGAAGGGGTGCGGGCGCACGTCCGTTATCCCGAAGACCTGTTCAAGGTGCAGCGCGAGGTGCTCGCGAACTATCACGTGAGCGACCCGGCCACCTTCTTCAGCGGCACCGACTTCTGGCAGGTGCCGGCTGATCCGACCAGTTCCACCGGCGCCCAACAGCCGCCCTACTACCTGTCGATCGCGATGCCGGGCGTGAGCCGTCCGACGTACTCGTTGTCGTCCAGTTACATCCCGGCCGGTAAGGGCAGGCAGAACCTCTCGGCCTTCCTCGCGGTCGACTCAGATGCGACACCGACGCCTGGGAAGCCGAACGGCAACTACGGCACGCTGCGTTTGTGGACGATGCCGCGCAACGTCACCATCAAGGGTCCGGCGCAGTTCCAGAACGACGTCAACACCTCCAACGAAGCCTCCAGCACCTTCCCGCAGACCCTGTCGGTGTTCATGCAGGCCAACGGTGATCGCCTGCAGCGAGGCAACTTGCTGACGCTCCCGCTTGCCGGTGGATTGCTCTACGTCCAGCCGCTGTACGTGAAGGCTTCTGCCGCAACGGGATTCCCGCTGCAGCGAGCGGTGGTCGTGCAGTTCGGCAACAAGCTGGCGTGGGGCGTGACGCTGGAGAACGCGCTGGACGACCTCTTCGGGTCGGGCGCCACGACGGGCACCGACACCCCCGGTGGCGACACCAAGCCACCGACCTCCGGTGACACCGTGTCCAAGGCACTCGGCGATGCGCAGAAGGCGTGGGACGAGGGCCAGGCCGCGCTCAAGAAGGGTGACCTCGCCGGGTATCAGGCCGCCATGAACCGGGTGAAGGCGGCGCTCGACCGGGCCGTCAAACTCGGAGGCACCCCTGGCTCGTCGTCGTCAGCGGCGACGCCGAGCGGCAGCGCAACTCCTTCGAGTTCCGGTTCGACCCCGTCCCCGTCTGCTTCACCTTCGGCGACGGGCTCGGCCGCTCCTTCGGCCACCGGCTGA
- a CDS encoding zinc-dependent metalloprotease has product MNPDERPDDMPDLNELMKHLMGGGDDMREALSELGLGNIDPAMFAQMQQQMAAMMAAPSDGSFNIEAARDVARKTVAAEGDPSISATTARDVDQVVMVANLWLDQVTDFSSTGAGKAWSRSEWVEATMPTWRRLVEPVSDAVNAAVMRAMREQITRLGSEQFGMPPQMMGQLEPMLGRMSSAVFSMQLGQAVGTLAGELVTGTEVGLPLVEGNPVVVMPTNVAAFAEGLGVDAGEIHLYLAVREAARTRLFKGVPWLGPALIAAVQSYAADISIDTEAIEEAMGNADMQDPTQLQEALAGSIFRPEPSEAQQRTLKHLETLLALVEGWVDVISDRAARPHLPNVDALSEAIRRRRATGGPAEKVFASLVGLELRPRRMRDAAALFTALEDAKGQQGRDEAWKHPDFAPSAADLDDPSGYVAGTERKHADTSTDAVDDALAALLAQGEAEMAQEDKPEDDEKPGS; this is encoded by the coding sequence ATGAACCCCGACGAGCGCCCCGACGACATGCCAGACCTGAACGAGCTGATGAAGCACCTCATGGGCGGCGGCGACGACATGCGCGAAGCCCTGTCCGAACTCGGCCTGGGCAATATCGATCCGGCGATGTTCGCCCAGATGCAGCAGCAGATGGCCGCGATGATGGCGGCGCCGTCTGACGGCAGCTTCAACATCGAGGCCGCCCGCGACGTCGCCCGCAAGACCGTCGCAGCCGAGGGCGACCCCAGCATCTCCGCCACAACGGCCCGCGATGTCGACCAAGTGGTAATGGTCGCCAACCTCTGGCTCGACCAGGTGACCGACTTCAGCTCCACCGGAGCAGGCAAGGCGTGGAGCCGCTCGGAGTGGGTGGAAGCCACGATGCCCACCTGGCGCCGACTGGTCGAACCCGTCTCGGACGCGGTCAACGCCGCCGTCATGCGCGCGATGCGCGAACAGATCACCCGTCTCGGCTCGGAGCAGTTCGGCATGCCCCCGCAGATGATGGGGCAGCTCGAGCCCATGCTCGGCCGGATGAGCAGCGCCGTCTTCTCGATGCAGCTGGGCCAAGCGGTCGGCACGCTTGCCGGCGAGCTCGTGACCGGCACCGAGGTCGGCCTCCCGCTGGTCGAGGGCAACCCCGTTGTCGTCATGCCCACCAACGTCGCCGCCTTCGCCGAAGGTCTGGGCGTGGACGCCGGCGAGATCCACCTCTACCTGGCCGTCCGCGAGGCTGCCCGCACCCGTCTGTTCAAGGGCGTCCCGTGGCTCGGCCCCGCACTGATCGCCGCCGTGCAGTCGTACGCCGCTGACATCTCGATCGACACCGAAGCGATCGAAGAAGCGATGGGCAACGCCGACATGCAAGACCCCACGCAGTTGCAGGAAGCGCTGGCCGGCTCGATCTTCCGACCCGAGCCGAGCGAGGCGCAGCAGCGCACGCTGAAGCACCTCGAGACCCTGCTCGCGCTCGTCGAGGGCTGGGTCGACGTCATCAGCGACCGTGCCGCGCGGCCGCACCTGCCCAACGTCGACGCACTCTCCGAGGCGATCCGGCGCCGTCGCGCCACTGGCGGTCCGGCGGAGAAGGTGTTCGCCAGCCTCGTTGGCCTTGAGCTGCGTCCGCGCCGGATGCGTGACGCCGCAGCGCTGTTCACCGCTTTGGAAGATGCCAAGGGCCAGCAGGGCCGGGACGAGGCGTGGAAGCACCCCGACTTCGCTCCCTCGGCCGCCGACCTGGACGACCCGAGCGGCTATGTCGCGGGCACCGAACGCAAGCACGCTGACACCAGCACCGACGCCGTCGACGACGCTCTTGCTGCACTGCTGGCACAAGGTGAGGCCGAAATGGCGCAAGAGGACAAGCCCGAAGACGACGAGAAGCCCGGTTCATGA
- a CDS encoding NUDIX hydrolase: MSFSQLQADAVSILAAWPAPDEALAAERDRYLSHLSTHHGAMSRDGGPDHFTCGGLVFDPTLEQVALVLHGKAKLWLQPGGHFEADDSSLAAAAAREVVEETGLPVDADRAELVDLHHHQLSAAFGRCRSHLDLRFAFVLDAPAPIVVSAELDAAQWWPVDALPEPTDPDLAGIVRRVRDQLRPGRPSESAGARSRS; this comes from the coding sequence ATGAGCTTCTCGCAGTTGCAGGCTGACGCCGTCTCGATCCTTGCGGCGTGGCCCGCACCGGATGAGGCGTTGGCTGCCGAACGCGACCGGTACCTGTCGCACTTGTCCACGCATCACGGTGCGATGAGCCGCGACGGCGGGCCCGACCACTTCACCTGCGGCGGGCTGGTCTTCGACCCGACGCTGGAACAGGTTGCGCTCGTGCTGCACGGCAAGGCCAAGCTCTGGCTGCAGCCAGGCGGTCATTTCGAAGCCGACGATTCGAGCCTCGCGGCGGCAGCCGCACGTGAGGTGGTCGAGGAGACGGGCCTGCCGGTCGACGCCGACCGCGCCGAACTGGTCGATCTGCATCATCACCAGTTGTCGGCAGCTTTCGGACGCTGCCGCTCACACCTGGATCTGCGTTTCGCCTTCGTGCTCGACGCACCTGCCCCGATCGTGGTGTCGGCCGAGTTGGATGCGGCACAGTGGTGGCCTGTCGATGCGTTGCCGGAGCCGACCGATCCTGATCTCGCGGGAATTGTCAGGCGGGTGCGGGATCAGCTTCGTCCAGGTCGTCCATCGGAATCGGCGGGAGCCCGGAGCCGAAGCTGA
- a CDS encoding molybdenum cofactor biosynthesis protein MoaE: MDDPRVTLAEIRNTALSVDEVLQAVQDPVAGGIGLFVGVVRDHDQNKGVTGLDYSAHPSAADELRKVAGEVLSDEIAKVAAVHRVGPLQVGDLAVVVAVSAPHRAAALDVCHTLIDRLKQTAPIWKHQSFTDGSDEWVGL; the protein is encoded by the coding sequence ATGGATGACCCGCGAGTGACCCTCGCCGAGATTCGGAACACCGCGTTGTCGGTGGACGAGGTGTTGCAGGCGGTGCAAGACCCGGTCGCCGGAGGAATCGGCTTGTTCGTCGGCGTCGTGCGTGACCACGACCAGAACAAGGGCGTCACCGGGCTCGACTATTCGGCTCACCCCAGCGCGGCCGACGAGCTGCGCAAGGTCGCCGGCGAAGTGCTCAGTGACGAGATCGCGAAGGTGGCTGCCGTGCACCGGGTCGGACCGTTGCAGGTGGGCGATCTCGCTGTGGTCGTGGCGGTCAGCGCACCCCACCGTGCAGCGGCGCTGGACGTCTGCCACACGCTCATCGACCGGCTCAAGCAGACCGCGCCGATCTGGAAACACCAGAGCTTCACCGACGGCTCGGACGAGTGGGTCGGACTGTGA
- a CDS encoding PPA1309 family protein translates to MTSQDQPVAKPLLSPLGECAVDTERHVAAAGWDQAPRLFALASNAALLAGEPALAAQLAGAAPEGISAIEQEGLPQTSSIDSLLGRLAWPPEVEGVALAVERIVVPPEAEQNLPDDPDRAAELLAEHPDRRDVRLLVAVLRSGEQICLLRQRDHDDDDKVAMGQDIAPGLVAALQATLED, encoded by the coding sequence ATGACCTCGCAGGATCAGCCCGTCGCCAAGCCGCTGCTCAGCCCTCTCGGCGAGTGTGCCGTCGACACCGAGCGGCACGTTGCCGCGGCCGGATGGGATCAAGCGCCACGCTTGTTCGCACTGGCTTCGAACGCGGCGTTGCTCGCCGGCGAACCGGCTCTGGCGGCGCAGTTGGCAGGCGCCGCACCCGAGGGAATCAGCGCGATCGAGCAGGAAGGTCTGCCGCAGACCTCATCGATCGACTCCTTGCTGGGACGCCTGGCCTGGCCGCCGGAGGTCGAGGGTGTCGCACTCGCGGTCGAACGCATCGTCGTCCCGCCGGAGGCCGAGCAGAACCTGCCGGACGACCCCGATCGAGCCGCCGAACTCCTCGCAGAACACCCCGACCGGCGCGACGTCCGTCTGCTGGTGGCGGTGCTGCGTTCGGGCGAACAGATCTGCCTATTGCGTCAACGCGATCACGATGACGACGACAAGGTGGCCATGGGCCAGGACATCGCGCCCGGCCTGGTGGCCGCCCTTCAGGCCACCCTCGAGGACTGA
- a CDS encoding AarF/ABC1/UbiB kinase family protein yields MSELPRKAVVRTARLATLPLGFGARAAIGIGRRVGGAPADAVTAKLQEQTAASLFKVLGELKGGAMKFGQSLSIFEAALPEEVAAPYRAMLTKLQDSAPAMPKETVHKVLREQLGARWRSRFTSFEEEPVASASIGQVHRAIWKDGREVAVKIQYPGAAEALMSDLKQLSRVMRLSTNWVPGLDVVPILDEMKARMSEEVDYRLEAVMQGQFADAYADSEHFALPSVVHVTDQVLVTEWVEGEPLSRIIKDGTPEQRDLAARRYLEFLLGGPETAGLLHADPHPGNFRLLSDGRLGVLDFGAVNRLPDGLPPTLGALASLALDGDAEGLLDELRESGFVKSSIDIDADRLLDYLSVFIEPLRHEEFTFSRDWLRSVFNYINDPRSAQFTVGLRLNLPPEFVLIHRTWLGGIAVLSQIEGTVPARQIFSDTVPGATFGELS; encoded by the coding sequence ATGAGTGAACTACCGCGCAAGGCCGTCGTGCGCACCGCACGTCTGGCGACCCTCCCGCTGGGGTTCGGCGCTCGCGCCGCCATCGGCATCGGACGTCGCGTCGGCGGAGCTCCCGCAGACGCCGTCACCGCCAAGTTGCAGGAGCAGACCGCCGCCTCGCTGTTCAAGGTGCTGGGCGAGCTCAAGGGCGGCGCGATGAAGTTCGGACAGAGCCTGTCGATCTTCGAGGCGGCACTGCCCGAGGAGGTCGCCGCCCCGTACCGCGCGATGCTCACCAAACTCCAGGACTCCGCGCCCGCCATGCCGAAGGAGACCGTGCACAAGGTGCTGCGCGAACAACTCGGCGCGCGGTGGCGTTCCCGGTTCACCTCTTTCGAGGAGGAGCCGGTCGCCTCGGCGTCCATCGGCCAGGTGCACCGCGCGATATGGAAGGACGGCCGAGAGGTCGCCGTCAAGATCCAGTACCCCGGCGCCGCGGAAGCGCTGATGTCCGACCTCAAACAGTTGTCGCGAGTCATGCGGCTGTCGACCAACTGGGTGCCCGGCCTGGACGTCGTGCCGATCCTGGATGAGATGAAGGCTCGCATGAGCGAGGAGGTCGACTACCGCCTCGAAGCCGTGATGCAGGGGCAGTTCGCGGACGCGTACGCCGATTCCGAACACTTCGCCCTGCCCTCGGTCGTCCACGTGACCGACCAGGTGCTGGTAACCGAGTGGGTCGAGGGCGAGCCGTTGTCCCGCATCATCAAGGACGGCACTCCGGAGCAGCGCGACCTCGCGGCGCGCCGCTACCTGGAGTTCCTGCTCGGCGGTCCGGAGACCGCGGGCCTGCTGCACGCCGACCCACACCCGGGCAACTTCCGGCTGTTGTCCGACGGCCGACTCGGGGTGCTCGATTTCGGGGCGGTCAACCGGCTGCCCGACGGCCTGCCACCCACTCTCGGGGCGCTCGCCAGCCTCGCGCTGGACGGCGATGCCGAGGGCCTGCTGGACGAACTACGGGAGTCCGGGTTCGTGAAGTCGTCCATCGACATCGACGCCGACCGCTTGCTCGACTACCTGTCGGTCTTCATCGAGCCGCTGCGGCACGAGGAGTTCACGTTCAGCCGCGACTGGTTGCGCAGCGTCTTCAACTACATCAATGACCCACGCAGTGCGCAGTTCACCGTGGGTCTGCGGCTCAACCTGCCGCCGGAGTTCGTGCTGATCCATCGCACCTGGCTGGGCGGCATCGCAGTGCTCTCGCAGATCGAGGGCACGGTGCCGGCGCGTCAGATCTTCAGCGACACCGTGCCGGGTGCGACCTTCGGCGAACTCTCCTGA
- a CDS encoding M48 family metallopeptidase, producing the protein MQAQPEVEIVRSARRRSSLSATMVEGRVVVRVPAHLSKKELDTLVPRLVQRVLAKQRPAARSDGELLARSLALSKRYLGGLARPAGVRWVSNQQRRWGSCTPSTRQIRLSERLSGMPQYVIDYVLVHELAHLLQPDHGSGFKALMAGYPHAERAQAFLDGVSFGSGLPPIPMDDLDEADPAPA; encoded by the coding sequence ATGCAAGCCCAGCCGGAGGTCGAGATCGTCCGCTCCGCGCGTCGCCGGTCGTCACTCTCGGCGACGATGGTGGAGGGCCGGGTGGTGGTGCGCGTGCCGGCCCACCTGTCCAAGAAGGAACTCGACACCCTCGTGCCGCGGCTGGTGCAGCGCGTGCTGGCTAAGCAACGCCCGGCTGCGCGCTCGGACGGGGAGTTGCTCGCCCGAAGTCTGGCGTTGTCGAAACGCTATCTGGGTGGTCTGGCCCGGCCCGCCGGTGTGCGCTGGGTCAGTAATCAGCAACGCCGTTGGGGCTCGTGTACGCCGTCCACCCGGCAGATCCGCTTGTCCGAACGATTGAGCGGCATGCCGCAGTACGTCATCGACTACGTGCTCGTGCATGAACTCGCGCACCTGCTGCAACCCGATCACGGCAGCGGCTTCAAAGCCCTGATGGCCGGCTACCCGCACGCCGAGCGCGCACAAGCCTTCCTCGACGGCGTCAGCTTCGGCTCCGGGCTCCCGCCGATTCCGATGGACGACCTGGACGAAGCTGATCCCGCACCCGCCTGA
- a CDS encoding WhiB family transcriptional regulator: MPCQANDPEMWFADRPEDVEFAKALCSTCPLQQQCLAGALERQEPWGVWGGELFQSGVVIPRKRPRGRPRKNPVAA, from the coding sequence ATGCCGTGCCAGGCAAACGACCCGGAGATGTGGTTCGCCGACCGTCCCGAGGACGTCGAGTTCGCCAAGGCGCTCTGCAGCACCTGCCCGTTGCAGCAGCAGTGCCTTGCCGGAGCACTCGAGAGGCAGGAGCCGTGGGGTGTCTGGGGAGGCGAGCTCTTCCAGAGCGGAGTCGTCATCCCGCGCAAGCGGCCGCGTGGTCGGCCGCGCAAGAACCCGGTTGCGGCCTGA
- a CDS encoding TetR/AcrR family transcriptional regulator, which produces MTARRPGRRTGEPNTKDEILTAARKLFSESGFERTTLRQVAQDAGVDVALISHYFGNKRGLFVASIEFPSDPVAVLAPMHECRIDDLAEVGLRAVLGVWTSPAGPAVVARFRQAVASGETDLIRDLLTGVILAPIRERLHDQTDLELRLSLYASQIAGLLVTRELLTLPAVVGTDIDRLVEVVAPNLQRYLTGKI; this is translated from the coding sequence ATGACGGCCCGCCGCCCAGGGCGCCGTACCGGCGAGCCGAACACCAAGGACGAGATCCTGACCGCTGCGCGAAAGCTGTTCAGCGAGAGTGGATTCGAGCGGACCACGTTGCGGCAGGTGGCTCAGGACGCCGGTGTGGACGTCGCCCTCATCAGTCACTACTTCGGCAACAAACGGGGCCTCTTCGTCGCATCGATCGAGTTTCCGTCCGACCCGGTCGCCGTGCTCGCCCCGATGCACGAGTGCCGCATCGACGACCTCGCCGAAGTGGGCCTGCGCGCCGTCCTCGGCGTGTGGACCTCCCCCGCTGGGCCAGCCGTCGTTGCCCGGTTTCGGCAGGCAGTGGCCAGCGGCGAGACCGACCTGATCCGCGACCTGCTCACCGGAGTCATCCTCGCTCCGATCCGCGAGCGCCTGCACGATCAGACCGACCTCGAACTACGCCTGAGTCTCTACGCCAGCCAGATCGCCGGTCTGCTCGTGACCCGCGAACTATTGACACTGCCCGCCGTGGTGGGCACCGACATCGACCGCCTCGTCGAGGTGGTGGCGCCCAATCTGCAGCGCTACCTCACCGGAAAAATCTGA
- a CDS encoding PDZ domain-containing protein: MSHIYDGAADSAGEGAGPAQQGPAGGRSGGVSRRNKWLIGLVVVTILALALMSIIKVPVVILRAGAATDTLGQDDGNPVIQISGTQTYPTSGALNFTTVAVAGGPAYPVSVLDYLQAKFFDGDAQIDDEEKWFPKNITGQEVKKQNAADMTNSQRTAEVVAIRKSGRTVPERVLVGVVAEQAPSGSALRVKDQLLSLNGSKVTDLASVHKAMESVKPGDSVKVELLRGGKRTTVQAKTAAAQGSGRAVFGIGLAPEYDMPFQVKVNTGEVGGPSAGMMFALAIYDKITPGALTGGKKVAGSGTIDETGAVGPIGAVKHKMLGAKRAGATYFLASSSNCDEVVGNEPSGMTVVKVNTIDDALAAMPRIAKGETKGLPTCTK, from the coding sequence GTGAGCCACATCTACGACGGCGCCGCGGACAGCGCGGGCGAGGGTGCGGGGCCGGCACAGCAGGGGCCGGCCGGTGGGCGATCCGGCGGGGTCTCCCGGCGCAACAAGTGGCTCATCGGCCTGGTCGTGGTGACGATTCTCGCGCTGGCGTTGATGTCGATCATCAAGGTGCCGGTCGTGATCCTGCGAGCCGGCGCGGCTACCGACACTCTCGGCCAGGACGACGGCAATCCGGTCATCCAGATCAGTGGCACCCAGACGTACCCCACGTCCGGCGCGCTCAACTTCACCACCGTCGCCGTCGCCGGTGGTCCGGCCTATCCGGTGTCGGTGCTCGATTACCTGCAGGCGAAGTTCTTCGACGGCGACGCACAGATCGACGACGAGGAGAAGTGGTTTCCCAAGAACATCACCGGTCAGGAGGTGAAGAAGCAGAACGCCGCCGACATGACCAACTCCCAGCGAACCGCTGAGGTAGTGGCGATCCGTAAGTCGGGTCGCACCGTGCCCGAGCGCGTCCTGGTCGGTGTCGTGGCCGAGCAGGCACCCTCGGGCTCAGCGTTGCGGGTAAAAGACCAACTGCTCTCCCTCAACGGCTCGAAGGTGACCGACCTGGCGTCGGTGCACAAGGCGATGGAGTCGGTGAAGCCCGGTGATTCGGTCAAGGTCGAACTCCTACGTGGCGGCAAGCGGACGACGGTGCAGGCCAAGACCGCAGCGGCGCAGGGCAGTGGTCGCGCTGTCTTCGGCATCGGTCTTGCGCCGGAGTACGACATGCCCTTCCAGGTGAAGGTCAACACCGGAGAGGTGGGCGGACCGTCAGCGGGCATGATGTTCGCACTGGCGATCTACGACAAGATCACACCCGGCGCACTGACCGGCGGCAAGAAGGTGGCCGGCAGCGGCACCATCGACGAGACCGGCGCGGTCGGACCGATCGGTGCCGTGAAGCACAAGATGCTCGGCGCCAAGCGCGCCGGCGCGACCTATTTCCTCGCCTCATCGTCCAACTGCGACGAAGTCGTCGGCAACGAGCCCAGCGGCATGACCGTCGTCAAGGTCAACACCATCGACGATGCGCTGGCTGCGATGCCGCGGATCGCCAAGGGCGAGACGAAGGGCCTGCCCACTTGCACCAAGTAG